In Phocoena phocoena chromosome 11, mPhoPho1.1, whole genome shotgun sequence, one DNA window encodes the following:
- the KRT86 gene encoding LOW QUALITY PROTEIN: keratin, type II cuticular Hb6 (The sequence of the model RefSeq protein was modified relative to this genomic sequence to represent the inferred CDS: substituted 2 bases at 2 genomic stop codons) has protein sequence MTCGSYHAGQPRAVSQPAGLRAGRCCILAAPYRGISCYRGLSEGFGSRSLCRDFRAGSCGRSFGYRFGGVCGPSPPCITTVSVNERLLAPLNLEIDPNAQCVKHEXKEQIKCLNNRFAAFIDKVRFLEQQNKLLETKWQFCQSRQCCESNLEPLFQGYIQTLRREAECEEANSGRLASELSHMQEVLEGYKQKYEAEVALRATAEKEFVALKKDVDCAYLCKSDLEANSEALIQEIDFLRRLYEEEIRVLHTHISDTSVIIEMDNSRDLNMDSIVAEIKAHYDDIACRSRAEAESWYRSKCEEMKATVIRHGETLRCTKEEINELNRVIQRLTAEVENAKRQNSKLEATVTQAEQQGEAALNDARCKLAGLQEALQKAKRDMACLLKEYQEVMNSKLGLDIEIATYRRLLEGEEHRLWXGVGAVNVCVSSCRGGVVCGDLCASGAAPAVTTSVCSAPCSDNVVVGTADAYGPCSGLGCSIVGSKRC, from the exons ATGACTTGTGGATCTTACCATGCTGGCCAGCCTAGAGCTGTGTCTCAGCCTGCGGGCCTCCGGGCTGGCCGCTGCTGCATCCTGGCCGCCCCCTACCGCGGCATCTCCTGCTACCGCGGCCTCAGCGAGGGCTTCGGCAGCCGCAGCCTCTGCAGGGACTTCCGCGCTGGCTCCTGCGGCCGCAGCTTTGGGTACCGCTTCGGCGGCGTGTGCGGCCCCAGCCCACCCTGCATCACCACCGTGTCGGTCAACGAGAGGCTCCTCGCGCCCCTCAACCTGGAGATCGACCCCAACGCGCAGTGTGTGAAGCACGAGTAGAAGGAGCAGATCAAGTGTCTCAACAACAGGTTCGCTGCCTTCATCGACAAG GTGCGCTTCCTGGAGCAGCAGAACAAGCTGCTGGAGACCAAGTGGCAGTTCTGCCAGAGCCGCCAGTGCTGCGAGAGCAACCTGGAGCCCCTGTTCCAGGGCTACATCCAGACGCTGAGGAGGGAGGCCGAGTGCGAGGAGGCCAACAGCGGGAGGCTGGCCTCAGAGCTCAGCCACATGCAGGAGGTGCTGGAGGGCTACAAGCAGAA gtacGAGGCGGAAGTCGCACTGAGAGCGACAGCGGAGAAGGAGTTTGTGGCTCTGAAGAAG GATGTGGACTGTGCCTACCTCTGCAAGTCAGACCTGGAGGCCAACTCAGAGGCCCTGATTCAGGAGATCGACTTCCTGCGGCGACTGTATGAGGAG GAGATCCGAGTTCTCCACACTCACATCTCAGACACCTCGGTCATCATCGAGATGGACAACAGCCGGGACCTGAATATGGACAGCATTGTGGCCGAGATCAAGGCGCACTATGACGACATTGCCTGCCGCAGTCGGGCCGAGGCTGAGAGCTGGTACCGCAGCAAG TGTGAGGAGATGAAGGCCACGGTGATCCGGCATGGGGAGACCCTGCGCTGTACCAAGGAGGAGATCAACGAGCTGAACCGCGTGATCCAGAGATTGACGGCCGAGGTCGAGAATGCCAAGCGCCAG aactccaagctggaggccacTGTGACCCAGGCGGAGCAGCAGGGCGAGGCGGCCCTTAATGATGCCCGCTGCAAGCTGGCCGGGCTGCAGGAGGCCCTGCAGAAGGCCAAGCGGGACATGGCCTGCCTGCTCAAGGAGTATCAGGAGGTGATGAACTCCAAGCTGGGCCTGGACATCGAGATCGCCACCTACAGGCGCCTGCTGGAGGGCGAGGAGCACAG GCTGTGGTAGGGCGTCGGGGCTGTGAATGTCT GCGTCAGCAGCTGCCGCGGTGGCGTCGTCTGTGGCGATCTCTGCGCCTCCGGCGCTGCCCCTGCTGTCACCACCAGCGTCTGCAGCGCCCCCTGCAGCGACAACGTGGTGGTGGGCACCGCCGACGCCTACGGCCCCTGCTCCGGGCTGGGCTGCAGCATCGTGGGCTCTAAGAGGTGCTAG